A window of the Gossypium hirsutum isolate 1008001.06 chromosome A03, Gossypium_hirsutum_v2.1, whole genome shotgun sequence genome harbors these coding sequences:
- the LOC107886153 gene encoding probable pectate lyase 18 has product MFSLITPLNKAFNPLYKHPLLLNLPPPPCLTKQANKGKMARTMATAIPSLPLLFLFTFLLLLPLLISSSPVQDPELVVQDVHRAINASRRNLGYLSCGTGNPIDDCWRCDPNWETNRQKLADCAIGFGKNAIGGRDGKIYVVTDSGDDDPVNPKPGTLRHAVIQDEPLWIIFARDMTIQLKEELIMNSFKTIDGRGASVHIAGGPCITVQYVTNIIIHGLNIHDCKQGGNAMVRDSPRHYGWRTISDGDGVSIFGGSHVWVDHNSLSNCKDGLIDAIHGSTAITISNNYMTHHDKVMLLGHSDSYTQDKNMQVTIAFNHFGEGLVQRMPRCRHGYFHVVNNDYTHWEMYAIGGSANPTINSQGNRFTAPNNRFSKEVTKHEDAPESEWKSWNWRSEGDLMVNGAFFIASGAGASSSYAKASSLGARPSSLVATITTNAGAHNCKKGSRC; this is encoded by the exons ATGTTTAGTTTAATCACGCCATTGAACAAGGCTTTTAATCCTCTTTATAAACACCCCCTTCTTCTCAACCTCCCTCCACCACCTTGCCTCACAAAACAAGCAAACAAAGGTAAAATGGCAAGGACAATGGCAACGGCGATCCCTTCACTTCCTCTTCTCTTCCTCTTTACATTTCTGCTTCTACTCCCACTTCTCATTTCCTCTTCCCCTGTTCAAGACCCTGAGCTTGTAGTCCAAGATGTTCACAG GGCCATCAATGCGTCCAGGAGGAACCTAGGGTATCTCTCCTGTGGAACCGGCAACCCCATTGATGACTGCTGGAGATGCGACCCCAACTGGGAGACTAATCGCCAGAAGCTAGCTGATTGTGCCATTGGGTTCGGCAAGAACGCCATTGGCGGAAGAGATGGTAAGATTTATGTGGTCACTGACTCGGGCGATGATGACCCCGTTAACCCCAAACCAGGGACATTACGGCATGCGGTGATTCAAGACGAACCGTTGTGGATCATTTTCGCTCGTGACATGACCATTCAGCTAAAAGAAGAGCTGATAATGAACTCATTCAAGACCATCGACGGTAGGGGCGCCAGCGTTCATATTGCAGGGGGTCCATGCATTACCGTTCAGTATGTGACCAACATTATCATTCATGGACTCAACATACATGATTGTAAACAAGGAGGGAATGCTATGGTGAGGGACTCCCCACGTCACTATGGTTGGAGGACCATATCAGATGGTGATGGTGTGTCCATCTTCGGTGGTAGCCATGTTTGGGTTGACCATAACTCCTTATCAAACTGCAAAGACGGCTTGATTGACGCTATCCATGGCTCCACCGCTATCACCATTTCCAACAATTACATGACTCACCATGATAAAGTCATGTTATTGGGACACAGTGATTCGTATACTCAAGACAAGAACATGCAAGTCACTATTGCCTTTAATCACTTTGGTGAAGGCCTTGTCCAAAGAATGCCACG ATGTAGACATGGGTATTTCCACGTGGTGAACAATGACTATACTCATTGGGAAATGTATGCCATTGGAGGAAGTGCTAACCCAACAATAAACAGCCAAGGGAATAGATTTACTGCACCTAACAACAGATTCAGCAAAGAGGTGACCAAACATGAGGATGCACCGGAGAGTGAATGGAAGAGCTGGAATTGGAGATCGGAAGGTGACCTAATGGTAAACGGTGCATTCTTTATCGCGTCGGGTGCTGGCGCCTCGTCGAGCTATGCCAAGGCTTCAAGCTTGGGTGCTAGGCCATCTTCACTAGTGGCAACGATAACGACCAATGCTGGTGCGCATAATTGCAAAAAAGGTTCACGTTGTTGA